From Agrobacterium vitis:
TGTGGCCACCGGATCAAGGCGCGGGATCTCGACGCCCCGCAGGGTCGTTTCGACCGAGCTATTGAGCACAGCCTGGAGCGGACTGTTGCCTTTTATGACCGCACGCTGAAGGGCGTTCTGCATCACCGTGTCCTTGCGGTGGTCATCACCATCGCCTGTATCGTGCTGACCGGTTTTCTCTACGCCAAGGTGCCGAAAGGTTTCATGCCGCGCGACGATACCGGCTTTGTGATGGGCAATAGCCAGGCGGCCAGCGACATATCCTATCCGGCCATGCTGGCACTGCAAAAGCGCGCCTTGGCCATCGTCGAGCGCGATCCCGCGGTGCAGAGCATTGGCGCCTCCGTTGGCGGCGGGTTTCTCGGAACAGCCAATCGCGGCCAGATGTTGATTGCACTGAAAGGGCCTGGCGAAAGGGATACGACCGATGTGGTGATTGACCGCCTGCGCCGTGCGGTTGCCGTCATTCCTGGCCTCGATACATCGTTCTTTTCGCCAAGCGATATCCGGGTCGGGGCGCGGACATCGGATTCGGAATTTCAGTTCACGCTTTGGGATGCCGATTATGACGAATTGGTCGCCTGGGCGCCGCGCATTCTCGCCCGGTTGCGGCAGGAGCCTTTGCTGACCGATGTCACCAGTGACCGCCAGCCGAGCGGTCTCCAGGCCAATGTCGTCGTTGACCGGACCGCCGCGTCGCGTCTCGGCGTCAAGATGACGGCGGTTGATGCGGCGCTCAACAATGCCTTTGCCCAGCGTCAGGTCACGATCGTCTATGGAGACCGCAACCAATACCGCGTCATCCTTGAAACCTATCTGGATTTCGCCAAGGACCCGGAACATGTTCTGAAGATCTATGTGCCTGGAAATAGCGGTACGCAGGTGCCGCTCAGCGCCTTTGCCAGGATCGAGCGGACATTGGCACCGATCGGGGTCAATCATCAGGGACAATTTCCGGCAGTAACGATTTCCTATAATATCGGGCCGGATACCACGCTGTCCGAGGCCAATGATGCGGTCAAGGCTGCCGTGGCCGGCATGCATCTGCCCGATACGCTGCATGCCGAATTTGCCGGAGATGCCGCCAATGCATCGAGTTCCTCAGGCGGCCAGCCGTTGCTCATTCTCGCGGCTCTGGTGGCCGTCTATATCGTGCTCGGCATTCTCTATGAGAGCCTCATTCATCCCCTGACGATCATTTCCACGCTGCCTTCGGCAGGGCTGGGCGCGTTGTTGGCATTGTGGATCAGCGGCACGGAACTGACCATCGTCGCCTTTATCGGCATTATTCTGTTGATCGGTATCGTCAAGAAAAACGGGATCATGCTGGTGGATTTCGCGCTCGAAGCCGAACGCCAGCATGGCATGTCGCCCCAGGATGCCATTCACGAAGCCTGCCTTCGGCGGTTCCGGCCGATCATGATGACAACGCTCGCCGCCTTCATGGGCGCGCTGCCGCTGGTATTGGCGACCGGTCCCGGTGCCGATCTCCACCGTCCACTCGGGGTGACGATCATCGGCGGCCTCATCGTGTCGCAGGCCCTGACCCTTTATACGACGCCAATCATC
This genomic window contains:
- a CDS encoding efflux RND transporter permease subunit; protein product: MSISSLFINRPVGTTLLAIGLMMLGLVAYRFLPVASLPAVDLPTIRVTASRPGADPESMASSVAAPLERHLGAIAGVTEMTSTSGLGTTNIFLQFELSRNVDSAAQDVQAAINAAVGDLPSDLPSLPTMRKANPAASPILTLALTSDTIPASAIYDAADSVVVQRISQVEGVGDVSVSGADQPAVRVRLNPDRLAAIGLSADDVRTAIVNGNALAPIGAIDGSQAFYALSVNAQLITPEDYGQLVLHASNGIAVRLADIATVEPGVRNRRSDAWFNGKPAVLLNITKAADANVMSTVDAVKALIPEVKQLIPAGIEVDILNDRTKTIHASVEDMQFTLLATVALVMAVVFVFLRRLVPTLAAGLTVPLSFAGAFAAMWLTGLSIDNLSLMALAVASGFVVDDAIVMIETIYANIEKGMKPLEAAHAGARQIGFTVIAISISLMAAFIPLFFMGGIVGKFFLTFSLTLAFTIAVSTVVSLTLTPMICGHRIKARDLDAPQGRFDRAIEHSLERTVAFYDRTLKGVLHHRVLAVVITIACIVLTGFLYAKVPKGFMPRDDTGFVMGNSQAASDISYPAMLALQKRALAIVERDPAVQSIGASVGGGFLGTANRGQMLIALKGPGERDTTDVVIDRLRRAVAVIPGLDTSFFSPSDIRVGARTSDSEFQFTLWDADYDELVAWAPRILARLRQEPLLTDVTSDRQPSGLQANVVVDRTAASRLGVKMTAVDAALNNAFAQRQVTIVYGDRNQYRVILETYLDFAKDPEHVLKIYVPGNSGTQVPLSAFARIERTLAPIGVNHQGQFPAVTISYNIGPDTTLSEANDAVKAAVAGMHLPDTLHAEFAGDAANASSSSGGQPLLILAALVAVYIVLGILYESLIHPLTIISTLPSAGLGALLALWISGTELTIVAFIGIILLIGIVKKNGIMLVDFALEAERQHGMSPQDAIHEACLRRFRPIMMTTLAAFMGALPLVLATGPGADLHRPLGVTIIGGLIVSQALTLYTTPIIYLIFARLSARWRARTSGANVEHRPAV